In the Podospora bellae-mahoneyi strain CBS 112042 chromosome 4, whole genome shotgun sequence genome, one interval contains:
- a CDS encoding hypothetical protein (COG:U; COG:Y; BUSCO:EOG09260EPS; EggNog:ENOG503NTX6), whose protein sequence is MFAPTLQEGGPAKGTRSSRRRQRPLSGENSAQQPKAKRQRLPLSETTFANPDAAATAAPENFEVKSDQLDLLGTKSDGIENVGVPRRELSVRFKKPKAGERPNKGDGSVVLTQNNAYTVSKLPALPDRLRADAQNRQQGAIFSSSGYALTLTHTHAFVWPYASTVSSPETFVFTLPYPSKHVNDPLPLGSLVPPSAASDEPGLVVVMPVSGKIAYWESIASAATLDFIRQQRNGVEDTIPGMFSGEHVLQIVNAETSAFILVLSSGRLAYMSVRDTHGRPGISVQFLRDGLSNNLGGFLGNIRNAFSGSSSRTDIAAARATHGSNVGERIIAAASTKGRLCFWKIHRGGQHELLIDFPLRDALSEAVRATDKKAQEFTPDSFEVLDFTFVPRGVGDNYISASRLNKYDLEQGIDTVQHGLLLVSHSDRRQSRYAIVEVTIEEGDYRLGIVRPINSYTTPVRPVAAEKPRLHLPRPALVAFVVFDRAVVVASMGLLPESPDVQLLDDAHVLPPTFEDVIDFRDEHSLQVVGSGSEEPSSNDPGQDGQRIHRFRTKNPAVVLLLQGVGTVRVAVTDVDRFTTNQPPQITAKSKLEQAVFFGVKGDNPLVFRGKRQLPFSAQDIGTAAILLSSEILGSKTPFISNISASLENNLRLRISYLDGLISYLGELAIELDAQTRWKLLYNAEKLAVATYVWQKHEDFLAQRPQGERTVVTEIVAWIHESQKTDLNMAVGEVDPVRHWFIHDVWRFDIFLAWTYQVIKYIYTKGVVNSDDEITRLAWEAATVENGALAEARKFRLSRANDYGVSGTEVPGGTRFPEPWSATHLIIHNHKRLVEFCFKWLDSHQPAQESNPANKMLLESTRGLLPPLISQYLQSLIDQASWATESEVSEIQERGKLYLKAYAEEVYDKVTRLKDFELWEEAIQLAKEYKGFDALAEVVVQQILLVEQKAASAVPQNAENMQFQVEEKKKRMGRLFDDYGANFAFRAYEVLLENSGVQAVLDFPYDRHGFATLFLRAKPELAKISWINDVQREHDIDHAAETLLNLGLSRKQQIWNKKIELSLGKLAFMAEEAEQSTNGGHASSASTDLLAKTSINLEKIEQELEIIKIQDTLYKTILPIIKEGVDESAELELLLKEQAVLIPKRQKALHRIFEDGMSRLLKHEALHPATLIDLLTLADLGEQYEHVIPDPFCLALKVAKYGLKGEERAKAVRLIWRRCFVRDNWKAVNQTKNKGDEAQLTLLGNTATYHALFAVYEQRLSDDKFSPFVKPSECLGVYTEEVDRRFGNLDEQAQQKILENMKWEDDELRGYVEKARADAWFLTTSEYAEKTVTAAFSELTAAGRSSVNGDGGSEEAAILKKFAEKAAAGKDGGKNGGGGLFAV, encoded by the exons ATGTTTGCACCCACTCTCCAAGAAGGCGGGCCCGCGAAGGGAACCCGCAGCAGTCGCCGTCGTCAGCGACCTTTGAGCGGCGAGAATTCAGCACAACAACCCAAAGCGAAACGGCAAAGACTGCCATTGTCGGAAACGACTTTTGCGAATCCTGATGCCGCTGCCACTGCCGCGCCCGAGAACTTTGAGGTGAAGTCGGACCAGCTCGACCTTCTTGGCACGAAGAGCGACGGGATTGAGAATGTCGGCGTGCCGCGGCGGGAGCTCAGTGTCCGTTTCAAGAAGCCAAAGGCCGGCGAGAGACCAAACAAGGGCGATGGGAGTGTTGTTCTG ACACAGAACAATGCGTACACAGTGAGCAAGCTGCCAGCGTTGCCGGATAGGCTCCGCGCCGACGCGCAGA ACCGACAGCAGGGTGCCATCTTTTCTTCAAGCGGCTATGCCCTGACCCTCACCCATACGCACGCCTTCGTATGGCCATATGCATCGACCGTCTCGTCTCCCGAAACATTCGTTTTCACACTCCCCTATCCCTCGAAGCACGTCAACGACCCTCTACCTCTCGGCTCCCTAGTACCACCATCCGCCGCCTCTGATGAACCGGGTCTGGTGGTTGTCATGCCTGTCAGCGGCAAAATCGCCTACTGGGAATCTATTGCGAGCGCCGCTACTCTCGACTTCATCCGCCAGCAACGGAACGGGGTCGAGGACACCATCCCGGGTATGTTCTCCGGAGAGCATGTCCTTCAGATTGTAAACGCGGAAACTTCTGCCTTCATCCTTGTTCTGAGCAGTGGTCGCCTTGCCTACATGAGCGTCAGGGATACCCACGGCCGACCTGGAATCTCCGTCCAATTCCTCCGCGACGGCTTGTCCAACAATTTGGGGGGCTTCCTTGGCAACATCCGCAACGCCTTTTCTGGCTCCTCATCTCGGACCGACATTGCAGCCGCACGGGCAACACATGGGTCGAACGTCGGAGAGCGCATCATTGCCGCCGCTTCCACCAAAGGGAGATTATGCTTTTGGAAGATCCATCGTGGCGGTCAGCACGAGTTGCTTATCGACTTTCCTCTGCGAGATGCCTTGAGCGAAGCAGTCCGCGCAACCGACAAGAAAGCTCAGGAGTTCACACCGGATTCTTTTGAGGTATTGGACTTTACCTTTGTACCACGAGGCGTTGGAGACAACTACATTAGTGCCAGTCGACTCAACAAGTATGACCTTGAACAAGGGATCGACACGGTACAGCATGGATTGTTGCTAGTATCACACTCGGACAGGCGCCAGTCTCGATATGCCATTGTGGAGGTGACgatcgaggagggtgattATCGACTTGGTATTGTTCGCCCGATAAATTCatacaccacccccgtcaGACCTGTTGCTGCCGAGAAACCCCGACTCCACCTACCACGTCCAGCACTTGTTGCTTTCGTCGTATTTGACCGGGCCGTAGTTGTTGCCTCCATGGGTTTGCTCCCCGAGTCTCCTGACGTGCAGCTGCTGGACGACGCTCATGTCTTACCGCCAACGTTTGAGGACGTGATTGACTTTCGAGATGAGCATTCATTACAGGTGGTTGGCTCCGGCAGCGAAGAGCCCAGCAGCAATGATCCGGGTCAAGATGGGCAGCGTATCCACCGATTCAGAACCAAAAATCCGGCCGTCGTGCTCTTGTTGCAGGGTGTTGGGACTGTCAGGGTTGCCGTGACGGATGTGGACCGATTCACTACTAACCAGCCGCCACAAATCACAGCAAAGAGCAAGCTCGAGCAGGCCGTCTTCTTTGGGGTCAAGGGGGACAACCCGCTCGTCTTTCGGGGCAAGAGGCAGCTTCCTTTCTCCGCGCAGGATATTGGAACAGCCGCTATCCTGCTCAGCAGCGAGATCCTGGGCTCCAAGACACCTTTCATTTCCAACATCTCAGCCTCCCTCGAAAACAACCTTCGGCTACGGATCAGCTATCTGGATGGCCTAATCTCCTACCTTGGCGAGCTCGCGATTGAGCTGGATGCCCAAACCCGCTGGAAGTTGCTCTACAACGCCGAAAAACTGGCGGTTGCAACATACGTGTGGCAGAAGCATGAGGACTTCCTCGCACAGCGACCACAAGGAGAGAGAACAGTGGTCACGGAAATCGTTGCCTGGATTCATGAAAGCCAAAAAACGGACCTCAACATGGCGGTCGGAGAGGTTGATCCTGTCCGGCATTGGTTTATTCATGACGTCTGGAGATTCGACATCTTCCTTGCTTGGACTTATCAGGTCATCAAGTACATCTACACAAAGGGAGTTGTCAACTCTGATGATGAAATCACCCGACTGGCATGGGAAGCCGCTACTGTCGAGAACGGAGCGCTTGCCGAGGCCCGGAAGTTCCGTCTCTCCAGGGCTAATGACTATGGAGTGAGCGGCACTGAGGTCCCGGGCGGCACCCGATTCCCAGAGCCCTGGTCTGCTACTCATCTCATTATTCACAACCACAAGCGACTTGTTGAGTTCTGTTTCAAGTGGCTCGACTCTCATCAACCAGCACAAGAGAGCAACCCCGCCAACAAAATGCTCCTCGAGTCAACCCGAGGTCTGCTGCCACCTTTGATCAGCCAATACCTGCAATCCTTGATCGACCAGGCCTCGTGGGCTACGGAAAGTGAAGTCTCGGAAATTCAGGAACGCGGAAAACTCTATCTGAAGGCGTACGCGGAGGAGGTTTATGACAAGGTAACCCGTCTGAAGGACTTTGAACTCTGGGAGGAGGCTATCCAGCTTGCCAAAGAGTACAAGGGCTTTGACGCCCTTGCCGAAGTCGTTGTGCAGCAGATTCTGTTGGTGGAGCAGAAGGCCGCCAGCGCCGTCCCCCAAAACGCCGAGAACATGCAGTTCCAGgttgaagagaagaagaagcgtATGGGCAGGCTATTTGACGACTATGGAGCGAACTTTGCCTTCCGTGCTTATGAGGTCCTGCTCGAGAACAGTGGAGTCCAGGCCGTTCTCGACTTTCCATACGACAGACATGGCTTTGCTACGCTATTCCTCCGGGCCAAGCctgagctggccaagatttCATGGATCAACGATGTCCAACGAGAACACGATATTGACCATGCTGCCGAAACTCTTCTCAATCTGGGTCTGAGCCGCAAGCAGCAGATCTGGAATAAGAAGATTGAGCTCAGCCTGGGCAAGCTGGCCTTTATGGCTGAGGAAGCTGAACAGTCCACGAATGGAGGCCACGCCAGCAGCGCATCCACTGATCTTCTGGCCAAGACCAGCATCAACCTGGAAAAGATTGAACAAGAGCTGGAGATTATCAAGATCCAGGACACTCTCTACAAGACCATCCtgcccatcatcaaggagggggttgacgagTCGGCGGAGCTGGAGCTTCTTCTCAAGGAGCAAGCCGTGCTGATTCCCAAGAGACAAAAGGCGCTCCACCGGATTTTTGAGGACGGCATGTCTCGCTTGCTCAAGCACGAGGCGTTGCATCCCGCCACCTTGATCGACCTGCTCACGCTGGCCGACCTGGGCGAGCAGTACGAGCACGTGATCCCGGACCCGTTTTGTCTGGCCCTCAAGGTTGCTAAGTACGGCCTCAAGGGCGAGGAACGTGCTAAGGCGGTGCGGCTGATCTGGCGTCGCTGTTTTGTTCGCGACAATTGGAAGGCTGTCAACCAGACTAAGAACAAGGGTGACGAGGCGCAGCTGACGTTGTTGGGCAACACGGCTACCTACCATGCCCTCTTTGCTGTTTACGAGCAGA GACTCTCAGACGACAAGTTCAGCCCGTTTGTCAAGCCTTCGGAGTGTTTGGGGGTGTacacggaggaggtggaccGACGGTTTGGGAACCTGGACGAGCAGGCGCAGCAGAAGATATTGGAGAATATGAagtgggaggatgatgagctgaggGGGTATgttgagaaggcgagggcggatGCGTGGTTTCTCACGACGAGCGAGTATGCTGAGAAGACGGTGACGGCGGCGTTTAGCGAGCTGACGGCGGCTGGGAGGTCGAGTGTtaatggggatggtgggagcgaggaggcggcgatTCTGAAGAAGTTTGCGGAGAAGGCAGCGGCGGGTAAGGATGGGGGAAAGAATGGGGGTGGGGGCTTGTTCGCGGTTTGA